Genomic window (Bradyrhizobium sp. 186):
CAAAGTGCAGCCGCGCTTCTAGCTTCATTCGCGCGACATGTGCGTCCAGCCGCTGCTTGGCCTCCTGGTCGATCACCGGCCCGACATGAGTTGCGACGTTGGTGGGATCGCCCATCCTCAATTCGCGCGCCGCGCCCGCGATCATCTCGATCATGCGGTCGGCGACGTCCTCCTGCACGAACAGCAGACGCAGCGCCGAGCAGCGCTGGCCGGCAGAGCGAAACGCCGATGTCACGACGTCGTCGGCGACCTGTTCGGGCAGTGCGGTTGCATCCGCGATCATGGCATTGATGCCGCCGGTCTCCGCGATCAGCGGCACGATCGGCCCGTCCTTGGCGGCAAGCGTCCGGTTGATCGCGCGGGCGACCTCGGTCGAGCCGGTGAAGACGACCCCGGCGACGTGGGGATGCGCCGTCAGCGCCGCGCCGATGCGTCCGTCGCCGATGACCAAATGCAACACGCTTGCGGGAATGCCGGCCTCGTGCAGCAGCCGCACGGCTTCGCGCGCGATGCCCGGGGTCTGTTCGGCTGGCTTTGCCACCACGCTATTGCCGGCCATCAGCGCCGCCGTGACCTGGCCGAGGAAGATCGCGAGCGGAAAATTCCAGGGCGAGATCGCCACGAACACACCGCGGCCGCGCATGGCGAGTGCGTTGCTTTCGCCGGTCGGACCTGGCATCGCCGCCTCGTTGCCGAATAGTTTTCGGCCCTGCGCGGCATAGTAGCGGCAGAAGTCGGCGGCCTCACGCAACTCCGACAGCGCATCGTCGAGCGTCTTGCCGCCCTCGTGCTGCAACAGCGCGATGAAATGGGCGCTGCGGCTCTCCAACAGATGCGCGGCCTGCTCCAGCGCCGCGGCGCGTGTGGCTGCCGGCGTCCGGCTCCAGGCTGCAAAGCCCGCGCGTGCTGCTGCGACCGCCGCGTTGGCCTGATCGGGCGTTGCGTTGGCAACCGGCTTGAGATCAGGCGTCTCGGCGTTGACGTGGGTCAGCAGACGGTCGAGCGCGGCACGCTCGCCGAACTCAATGCCACCTGAATTGCGCCGCTCCGGGGCAAAGAGATCGCATGGCAGCGGAATTTTCGCGTGATGCGCCTGATCAGGCCGCACGATCAGATCGGCCGGGCGCTTCAGCAGCGCCGAAACCGGCACGCGGTAATCTGCAGCCTGCGCCACGAAGGACGAATTGGCGCCGTTCTCGAGCAGCCGCCGCACCAGATAGGCGAGCAGGTCGCGATGACTGCCGACCGGCGCATAGGTGCGGTAGGCGATCTCGGGGTGATCCTTCGCAAGCTGCTCGTAGAGCGCTTCGCCCATGCCATGCAGACGCTGAAACTCGAAACCGCCGCTCTCGCCGGCAAGCTCCAGCACGGTCGCCACCGTCAGCGCATTGTGGGTGGCGAATTGCGGGAAGATGCGCGGCCGCAAGGCAAGAAGCTTCGAGGCGCAGGCGACGTAGTTGAGATCCGTCATCGCCTTGCGCGTGAACACGGGATAGCCGTCCAGCCCGCGTTCCTGCGCGCGCTTGATCTCGGTGTCCCAATAGGCGCCCTTGACCAGCCGCACCATCAGCTTGCGATCGTGGGCACGGGCCAGCGCATCGACATGGTCGATCACCGCGCTGGCGCGCTTCTGATAGGCTTGGATCGCGAGCCCAAATCCGTCCCAGCCCGCAAGCGAAGGATCGGCGAGTGTTGCCGCGATGACGTCGAGCGACAGCTCCAGCCGGTCGGCCTCCTCGGCATCGACGGTGAAGTTCAGGTCATAGGCCTTGGCGCGCTGGGCAAGATCGAGCAGTTGCGGCACCAGTTCGCGCATCACACGCTCGTGGCTGATGGCCTCGAAGCGCGGATGCAACGCCGAGAGTT
Coding sequences:
- the putA gene encoding bifunctional proline dehydrogenase/L-glutamate gamma-semialdehyde dehydrogenase PutA; the protein is MSNIPPSFTAPYAPDDAEIAARLLPAAHLSPPQEARIDRTATRLIEAIRKRDDRLGGVEDMLREFALSTKEGLALMVLAEALLRVPDARTADQFIEDKLGEGDFIHHETKSTAFLVNASAWALGLSARVIQPGETPDGTIGRLVKRLGAPAVRTATRQAMRLMGNHFVLGETIGQALERGRPRSGLKPRYSFDMLGEGARTAADARRYFDAYASAIETIGKAAGSHPLPDRPGISVKLSALHPRFEAISHERVMRELVPQLLDLAQRAKAYDLNFTVDAEEADRLELSLDVIAATLADPSLAGWDGFGLAIQAYQKRASAVIDHVDALARAHDRKLMVRLVKGAYWDTEIKRAQERGLDGYPVFTRKAMTDLNYVACASKLLALRPRIFPQFATHNALTVATVLELAGESGGFEFQRLHGMGEALYEQLAKDHPEIAYRTYAPVGSHRDLLAYLVRRLLENGANSSFVAQAADYRVPVSALLKRPADLIVRPDQAHHAKIPLPCDLFAPERRNSGGIEFGERAALDRLLTHVNAETPDLKPVANATPDQANAAVAAARAGFAAWSRTPAATRAAALEQAAHLLESRSAHFIALLQHEGGKTLDDALSELREAADFCRYYAAQGRKLFGNEAAMPGPTGESNALAMRGRGVFVAISPWNFPLAIFLGQVTAALMAGNSVVAKPAEQTPGIAREAVRLLHEAGIPASVLHLVIGDGRIGAALTAHPHVAGVVFTGSTEVARAINRTLAAKDGPIVPLIAETGGINAMIADATALPEQVADDVVTSAFRSAGQRCSALRLLFVQEDVADRMIEMIAGAARELRMGDPTNVATHVGPVIDQEAKQRLDAHVARMKLEARLHFAGTAPEGCFVAPHIFELRDAGQLTEEVFGPVLHVVRYPAENLESVLQAIERTGYGLTLGVHSRIDDTVEAIIDQVQVGNIYVNRNMIGAVVGVQPFGGNGLSGTGPKAGGPHYLARFATEQTVTINTAAAGGNAALLAGEE